In a single window of the Pocillopora verrucosa isolate sample1 chromosome 4, ASM3666991v2, whole genome shotgun sequence genome:
- the LOC131785326 gene encoding uncharacterized protein: protein MSSVSVMGDAKVTYDEQDGSLSSCLSNERIYGPGLPDVISFPQVPSLKPGESFCSALFNAPKSERIRNLAKESTFIQGMVKGSLDPNVYGGYMVQDAAYCFNAVDSFERAAEKMQEVGKPEFSLFYRTQSESFKRYNLDFLQKWRLRNSDSVAMGPAAATYVGYERALSQNDPKYLCIAMLPCTMLWPWIADQIIDLTQVIFLFD, encoded by the exons ATGTCTTCAGTTTCTGTGATGGGTGACGCTAAAG TGACCTATGACGAGCAAGATGGATCTCTCAGCAGTTGCTTGTCCAACGAGAGAATCTATGGCCCTGGATTGCCGGATGTAATTTCCTTTCCACAAGTACCCTCTCTCAAACCAGGAGAATCTTTCTGCAGCGCCTTGTTCAACGCTCCAAAGAGTGAGAGAATCCGCAATCTGGCAAAGGAATCCACGTTTATCCAGGGCATGGTTAAAGGATCACTTGACCCTAATGTCTATGGCGGCTACATGGTGCAGGATGCTGCTTATTGCTTCAATGCAGTGGATTCTTTCGAACGAGCTGCTGAGAAGATGCAAGAAGTTGGCAAACCTGAATTCTCTTTATTCTACAGAACCCAATCAGAGAGTTTCAAACGCTACAACCTGGATTTTCTACAAAAATGGCGGCTTCGAAATTCAGACAGCGTGGCTATGGGGCCGGCTGCAGCAACGTACGTGGGATATGAACGAGCCTTGAGCCAAAACGATCCCAAGTACCTTTGCATTGCCATGTTACCATGTACCATGCTATGGCCCTGGATTGCAGACCAAATCATAGATTTGACGcaagtcatttttctttttgattaa
- the LOC131785325 gene encoding mitoguardin 1-like, with the protein MSTWIDDGSLQEQIPLEFNEDLEDQNSSDADSFVSASDNTQLEFDDIINERLVNESQLLKLFREAVLHTAGSHSHLEFHVSGLQHYIRHGICCRKISIVHSLLSFTTAIWGVLKAKTSYLKDPYGFMAHFYVVAQYVSPVLAWGFLGSDDKLKIVCEYFKSLILDFIRDLFDFTTCDYSSIESLCDSIVRLAKERSEQLLNSDTCETKLLQAAASFDETLIEAPTTPSKEVQKNEEHV; encoded by the exons ATGTCGACATGGATTGATGATGGGAGTTTACAGGAGCAAATACCGTTGGAATTCAATGAAGATCTGGAGGATCAGAACTCTTCTGATGCTGATTCCTTTGTGTCTGCATCTGATAATACACAGTTAGAG TTTGACGATATCATTAATGAGAGACTTGTCAATGAGTCACAGCTACTGAAGCTGTTTAGGGAAGCTGTTCTTCATACAGCTGGCAGTCATAG TCACCTTGAGTTTCATGTGTCTGGACTGCAACATTACATTCGTCATGGTATCTGCTGTCGTAAGATCAG CATTGTACATTCTTTATTGTCCTTTACGACAGCCATCTGGGGAGTTTTAAAGGCTAAAACTTCTTATCTTAAG GACCCTTACGGTTTCATGGCTCATTTCTATGTAGTGGCGCAGTATGTTTCTCCAGTTCTCGCTTGGGGATTCCTGGGATCAGATGACAAACTGAAAATAGTCTGTGAATACTTCAag AGCCTTATCCTTGATTTCATCAGGGACTTGTTTGACTTCACAACCTGTGATTATTCGTCAATTGAAAGCTTGTGCGACTCAATCGTGAGGCTGGCCAAAGAAAGAAGCGAACAGTTATTGAATAGCGATACCTGTGAAACCAAGCTTCTCCAAGCAGCTGCTTCTTTTGATGAAACACTGATCGAGGCACCGACCACTCCCAGCAAAGAAGTTCAAAAGAATGAAGAACACGTCTGA